The DNA window GTGAAAGCGTGATAGTTGTGATCGGCGTCGGAAACCTGCTTATGAAGGACGACGGATTTGGAATTCACGTCATCGAAAGATTGAAAGCTGAAAATATTAATGCCGAGATCGTAGATGCTATGACGAACGTTCAAATTTTGCTCTCAGCGATGGAAGGAAAGAGAAAAGCCATAATCGTAGACGCGATCGATTTTGAAGGAGAGGTGGGAGAAATAAAGATAATACGATTCGATCCCGAAAAAATTCCGGAAGATTTGAAGCTTAGCGTTCACGACATCCATTTTAGAGATGCGATAGCCATGGCTAAGGGAATCTACGATCTTCCAGATGAGATAGTGGTTGTGGGGGTTAAGCCGAAGGAGATCAAGCCGGAAATAGGGTTGAGCGAAGAATTGGAGAAAAGAATCGAAGAGGTTGTTGAAATAATAAAGAGGAAGATCACTTCTTCCGGTACTTAGAGTAGATGTAGTTCTTCAGGTTTAGCGGATTGGGGAAGTAGAATATCGACCCTTTTCCGGCTGCTTTGAGCATTCTTTCGCATAAAGCGTAAAATCTGCTATCGTCGTTGAGCATTAGCACGTTTAAATTTATATCCTCATCTTTTAGCTTTGCACTCTCAATTACCGCCATCTTCCAGGGAGGAATCAGAGGGTTGTAGCTTGCAGTAGGCTCGCCATCTGTTATGAGAATCACGTACTTAGCTCCGTCTTTTCCTCTCAGAGCGTTTCTTGCAGTCTTTAAAGCAAGAGCTATGTCCGTCCTTCCTTCCACGTCTACATTCACTATGTCCCCTTCTCTTATCTTCTCAGTTCTGTGGTTGAAAACGAAAACTTCGAGATCGTCGAATCCTTTCCTTATGCTCATCTTTAAAGCCAGCGCAGCCTCTATTGCTCCTACTATTTTCTTCCCCCTCATCGAGTCGCTCACGTCTATGAGCATTACGAAGTGTCTCTTTCCGACTTTCTTGGGATTCCTCGAAACTATGTCTTTTTCTCTTATTTCGAAATCTTCGTTTTTAGCAGCCCTTATCATAGTCTCGGGTATGTCGATGAGGTCGTAGGAGTGCAAGTACTCATCGTATTCCACAAGCTCGTATCCCGGGATGTAGGAAAGCGTCTCTCCTTCGGATTCAGCGTAATATCCTTTAGCTTCCTTCGAAACCTCTTTCATAACTTTTTGCGCAATTATCCTTTCCGCTTGCCTGCTGAACTTTACCTTCCTCCTGAAAAACCTCTTCGTGACCCCTTCTATTATCCCCATTTCGATTAGCTCTTTTAGCGCTTCTTCAAAGAAGTAGTCGAGGAGCTCTTTGAAGTTTATGTCTTCAACTTTTAACTCTCCGGAGCGGAGCTTCTCTTTTATCTCCTCCCAAGCTTTCGACTTTGCCTCTACGTATTTCTCAAATTTGTCCATCCACAGAGCTTCAGCGTAGCCGAAGTTCCTCATCATGTCGTTGAAAATTGCGGAATAGCTGTCGAAGTTTTCAGCCAGCTCCTCGTCGCTTATCTTCTGTTTGATGAAGTTCTTTACGTTGAAGTTACCTCTGTCCATTGCGTAGGGGTTGAAGATATGGTAAGCTAAGTTTTCGGCAAATTCAGCCGGAATACTATCTTCCTTACAGCTCCTGCACTCTGGTTTCGTAAACTCCATCTCCGACCCTCTCCACCAAGCCCGTACATCTCTTTATCGATTCGAGGAGAATCTCGAAAGCTGAAGGAATCTCTTCCGGCTTTCTGCTCATTAATAGTATGTACTTCCAGAAGGTCTCCATTTCTTTCGGCGAGTCTTCGTAAACGTTTATTATTTCTTTCTTCCTAAGCTCCCTCGAAAGCTTCCTGAAGTCTGAATCTTCGATGCTGCCGTAAATTTCACCGCAAGTTCTGTTTATCGCCTCTTCGACAAGCTTTTCTATTATTGTGTCCTTTTCAGCCTCGTAATCCACTTCAATCCTACTCCTCAACCCGAGCTTGATAACCTCGTAGCATTCTCCGTAGTCCGAAAGCATCACGACGCTTCTCCCTTTCCTCGTAGCGTTCGCCTTTACGTGGTCGAATAGCTTTATTGTAGCTCTGCAGGAAGGTTCGCTTTCTATTCTCGCCGCATATCTGCATCTCTCTTTGTTTCTCGCGTATCTAACGACTCTCGCCAAGATTTTGAGGTGCCACTCTGGAATTGTCGCTCCGTTCTTTAGACTCATGTTTCTCAAACCGATCTCTATCTCCTCTTTCAACGTTTCCGGAGGTCCTATCGGAATGGCTTCCATTCTGTCAAGGAGCGGCTCCTTTATGGCTTCGGTACCTCTGTAGTTGGCTGGATTAGTCGAGGCTATGAAAATCGCGTCAATTTTTAGCGGAACTATTTCGCCTTCTGGAGTCGTTACCTGCTTTTCCTCAATAAGTTCGTGAAGCAGCGTTTGCAGAGCTGAGGGAATCGAACCGAGTTCGTCGAAATAAGCGATACCTCTGTTCGCTTTAAGCACCCTTCCTGGCGTGAAAACTTCCGGATGATCCAAATCGTATCCCTCTCTTATTTTCTGAATGCTGATACCACCGATGAGCTGTCTTGTCGTCATCATCGGATCTCCCGGAATTCTTATCCACTTCCTTCCTATCCAAGTTAGCTCCACTTTTTCCTCTTCCATTACCTTCCTCTTGCAAGCAAAGCAGCTCGGTCTTACTGGATTATCGTGAATCTTGCACCCTTTAATAGCAAGCTGCCTCTCCGGAAGGAGCTTGGCTATCGACTTCGAGAAAGTTGTTTTACCGTAACCCTTCTTACCGACGAAAAGAATGCTTGAGCCTGAAATCAGGGCATTCTTAACCATCTCTTTTTCGATCTTCTTTCCGACAATTTCGTAGAACGGATCCTCTCCTCTCCTCTCGTACTCGAGAATTTTTTCTCTGACGAGCTCGTGAAGCGGCTTTTCCCAGTACGCTCTGAACTCGTCGGAAAATATGTCTACCTCTTCTCCGTTAAGCAAGAAGGTTGGTGCTGAGCTTTCCTTAACCTCTACTTCTTTGAATATGTACTCCTCCATTGGATAATACTCTTGAAACTATAATTTATACAGTTTTTGGTTTGAAAACAAAAGAGAAAAATAAAAAATTTTAATTTAAACCTCCTTAGTTAGTTCTTCGCAGTACTTTTTGACAATCTCTTCCTCCGGTGGTT is part of the Ferroglobus placidus DSM 10642 genome and encodes:
- a CDS encoding hydrogenase maturation protease, which codes for MIVVIGVGNLLMKDDGFGIHVIERLKAENINAEIVDAMTNVQILLSAMEGKRKAIIVDAIDFEGEVGEIKIIRFDPEKIPEDLKLSVHDIHFRDAIAMAKGIYDLPDEIVVVGVKPKEIKPEIGLSEELEKRIEEVVEIIKRKITSSGT
- a CDS encoding vWA domain-containing protein yields the protein MEFTKPECRSCKEDSIPAEFAENLAYHIFNPYAMDRGNFNVKNFIKQKISDEELAENFDSYSAIFNDMMRNFGYAEALWMDKFEKYVEAKSKAWEEIKEKLRSGELKVEDINFKELLDYFFEEALKELIEMGIIEGVTKRFFRRKVKFSRQAERIIAQKVMKEVSKEAKGYYAESEGETLSYIPGYELVEYDEYLHSYDLIDIPETMIRAAKNEDFEIREKDIVSRNPKKVGKRHFVMLIDVSDSMRGKKIVGAIEAALALKMSIRKGFDDLEVFVFNHRTEKIREGDIVNVDVEGRTDIALALKTARNALRGKDGAKYVILITDGEPTASYNPLIPPWKMAVIESAKLKDEDINLNVLMLNDDSRFYALCERMLKAAGKGSIFYFPNPLNLKNYIYSKYRKK
- a CDS encoding AAA family ATPase — its product is MEEYIFKEVEVKESSAPTFLLNGEEVDIFSDEFRAYWEKPLHELVREKILEYERRGEDPFYEIVGKKIEKEMVKNALISGSSILFVGKKGYGKTTFSKSIAKLLPERQLAIKGCKIHDNPVRPSCFACKRKVMEEEKVELTWIGRKWIRIPGDPMMTTRQLIGGISIQKIREGYDLDHPEVFTPGRVLKANRGIAYFDELGSIPSALQTLLHELIEEKQVTTPEGEIVPLKIDAIFIASTNPANYRGTEAIKEPLLDRMEAIPIGPPETLKEEIEIGLRNMSLKNGATIPEWHLKILARVVRYARNKERCRYAARIESEPSCRATIKLFDHVKANATRKGRSVVMLSDYGECYEVIKLGLRSRIEVDYEAEKDTIIEKLVEEAINRTCGEIYGSIEDSDFRKLSRELRKKEIINVYEDSPKEMETFWKYILLMSRKPEEIPSAFEILLESIKRCTGLVERVGDGVYETRVQEL